A stretch of DNA from Rathayibacter sp. VKM Ac-2762:
CGCGCCCGGCTCTCCCCCGTCGACGCCGAGGACACCGGCTACTCCGCCGCCATCATGAAGGTGCAGCGGCCGGGGATCGACCAGATCGTCGAGGTCGACCTCGCGGCTCTGCGCCGCGTCGGCGGCTGGCTCAGCCACGTGCGCCTGGTCTCGGACCGCGTCGACGCCCCGGCGCTCGTCGAGGAGTTCGCGGTCACCAGCCTCGAGGAGATCGACTACCTGCAGGAGGCGGCCAACTCCGTCCGCTTCGCCGCCGACTTCGCGGGCGACGCCCGGGTGGCCGTCCCGGACGTGGTCTGGGAGCGCTCGACCCGCAAGGTCCTCACGCTCGAGGACGTCACCGCGATCAAGATCACGGACCACGCCGCGCTGCTGGCCGCCGGGATCGATCCGCGGGAGGTCGCTCCGGTCTTCGCGGCCGTGATGTTCGACCAGCTCTTCACCAACGGCTACTTCCACGCGGATCCGCACCCCGGCAACGTCTTCGTCACGCCGACCCCCGGGGGCGAGCTGCCCTGGCGCCTCACCTTCATCGACTTCGGGATGATGGGCGAGGTGCCGCCGAGCACCCGTGCGGGCCTGCGCCGGATGCTGATCGCCGCCGCCTCCCGCGACGGCAAGGGTCTCGTCGACGCGGCCCGCGCGGTCGGCGTCCTCCTCCCCTCGGCCGACTCCCGTGAGCTGGAGCGGGCGCTGACGCAGCTCTTCGCCCGCTTCGGCGGCATGGGCTTCGCCGAGCTGCGGGAGGTGGATCCGCGCGAGTTCCGCGACTTCGCCGTGCAGTTCGGGGACGTCGTGCGCGCGCTGCCGTTCCAGCTCCCCGAGAACTTCCTGCTCGTCATCCGCGCGATGTCGCTGACCTCGGGCGTCTGCAGCGCGCTCGACCCGGCCTTCAACCTGTGGGACTCGGTCGAGCCCTACGCGCAGCAGCTGATCCGCGAGGAGCGCGGCTCCGTCGTGCAGGACGTCGGCAAGCAGGCCGTCGACACGCTCGGCCTGATCTGGCGCCTGCCGCGCCGGCTCGACGAGCTCGTCACGACCCTCGACGACGGCGAGCTCGCGGTCACCGTCCCCACCATCGAGCGCCGGCTGAACCGGCTCGAGGGCACCGTCCGCCGCGTGATCTCGGCCGTGCTGTTCGCGGGCCTGCTGATCGCGGGCGCCGTCGTGCGCCCGGACGACAGCGGCTTCGGCACGGTGCTGATGATCGCGTCGGCACTGCCGCTGCTGCACGCCCTGCTGGCCCGCGGCCCGCGCGGCTGAGAGCCGCCGTCCGAGCCCCGGGAGACCAGACGCCCGCCATACGCCCCGGTCCGTAGCATGACGGCATGCGCGTGCTGATCGTCGAGGACGAGCCCTATCTCGCCGAGGCGGTGCGCGACGGGCTGCGCCTCGAGGCGATCGCCGCCGACATCGCCCCCGACGGCGAGACGGCCCTCGAGCAGCTGGCGGTCACCGACTACGACGCCGTGCTGCTCGACCGCGACCTGCCCGGCATCCCCGGCGACGAGGTGCTGCGGCGGATCGTCGCGGACGCGCTGCCGGTGCGGGTGCTGATGGTGACCGCGGCGGACCGGCTCGACGAGAAGGTGCGCGGCTTCGAGCTCGGGGCGGACGACTACATCACCAAGCCCTTCGCCCTCCGCGAGGTGGTGATGCGCCTGCGGGCCGTCGCGCGCCGGCCGGCCGAGGGCGCGCCCCCGGTGCTGGAGTTCGCCGGGCTCCGGCTCGATCCGTTCCGCCGCGAGGTCTACCGCGGCGACCGCTACGTGGCGCTGACGCGCAAGGAGTTCGCCGTGCTCGAGGTCCTGATGGCCGCGCGCGGCGGGATCGTGAGCGCCGAGACGCTGCTCGAGCGGGCCTGGGACGCGAACGCCGATCCGTTCACCAACGCCGTCCGCATCACGATCTCCTCGCTGCGCAAGCGGCTCGGCGACCCCTGGGTCGTCCGCACCGAGCCGGGCGTCGGCTACGGGATGGTCGACCCCGGCGCCCCGGCACCGTGAGCGTCCGCCTCCGCCTCACCCTCAGCTACGCGGGGTTCCTCCTCGTCGCGGGCGGAGCGCTCATCGCCCTGCTGTTCTACGTCCTCCGCTTCGTGCCCGATGAGCAGATCGACGCGGGTGGCCCCTTCGTGCCGAGCCGCACGGACCTGATCGAGGCACTCCTCCCGCGGGTGTGGCAGGTGCTCCTCGCCCTGGCGGTGGTGGGGCTGATCGGCGGCTGGTTCCTCGCCGGGCGGATCCTGCGCCCGCTGGCGAGGATCAGCGCGGTCGCCCGGGAGGTGGCCGCCGGCTCGCTCGACCGGCGGGTCGGGCTCGGGGGCCGACCCGACGAGTTCGGCCTGCTCGCCGACGCCTTCGACTCGATGCTCGAGCGGCTGGAGCGCTCCTTCGCGGAGCAGCGGAGGTTCGCGGCGAACGCCTCGCACGAGCTGCGGACCCCGCAGGCGATCGCGCGCAGCATCCTCGACGCGGCCCTCGCCGACCCCGGGAGCGGCGACCCGGGCGAGACGCTCCGGCGCCTCGACGAGACGAACCGGCGGGGCACCGAGATCGTGGAGGCGCTGCTCGCCCTGGCGGCCCTCGACTCGTCCGAGCCGCTCCTCCGGGAGCCCGTCGACATCGCCGAGACCGCCTCCGACGTCGTCGACGAGCTGCGCCCGCTGGCCGAGGCCTCCGGGATCGTCGTGGTCGACGAGCTGGGCGAGGGCTCGTTCGACGGGCATCCGGTGCTGGTGCGGCAGCTGCTCGGCAACCTCGTGCTGAACGGCGTCCGCCACAACGTGCCGGAGGGCGGCCGGGTGGTCGTCGCGACGCGGACCGCACCCGACGGAGCGGTCGAGGTCGCGGTCGTCAACACCGGACCGGTGGTGCCCGACGCGCTGCTCGCCACGATGACCGAGCCCTTCGTGCGCGGCGCCGGACGCACCGCGGGCGGGGCGGCCCCGCGCGGCGCCGGGCTCGGGCTCGCGCTCGCCGCCCGGATCGTCCAGGTGCACGACGGCGAGCTGCGCCTCGACGCCCGCGACGAGGGCGGGCTCACGGTGACGGTGCGGTTCCCCCCTCCCGGCGTATGGTCGGCGTCTGCTCGGCCCTGACGCTCCCGTCACCCCTCCCCTGGTGTGCTCGCTGCATGCGCTCCACCTTCGTCTCCCCTCACCGCCCTCGCCGCGCCGGCTCCGCCGTGATCGCCGCCTCCCTGGCCGTCGTCCTGCTCGCCGCCCTCCTCGGAGCGGCGTCGTGGGCCCTCCTGAGCGAGCGGCGCGGCAGCGCGCCCGCGGCGGCCGAGCTCTTCTCCGACCCCCTCGGCGACGAGGACGGCTACATCGAGGAGGGCGAGTCGGTCTCGCCCTTCGCCGACGACCTCCCGGCGATCGCCCGCCTCGACCCCGCCCTGCGCGCGGCCGTCCAGGCCGCCGCCACGGACGCGGCCGCCGACGACGTGCCCTTCGTGGTGACCAGCGGCTGGCGCAGCGAGCGCTACCAGCAGGCGCTGGTCGACGACGCCGTCCGCGAGTACGGCGCGGAGGAGGCGGGCCGCCGCGTCGCATCCGTCACCTCCTCCGCCCACCTCACCGGCGGCGCGGTCGACATCGGCTACACGGACGCGGACAGCTGGCTCGCGCAGCACGGCACCGACTACGGGCTCTGCCAGATCTACGCGAACGAGATCTGGCACTTCGAGCTCGCCACCGAGCCGGGCGGCGACTGCCCGGAGCAGCTGCCCGACGCGAGCGCGACCTGAGCGGCTCTCCCGCGCTCCCGGGATCCGATGCGTCGCGAACGGTCGTCATCGGAGCCGCGTGGGAGCCGTTCGCGACGCATCGATCGCGCAGGCGGCCGGGCGACCGGGCTCAGCGGCTGGTGAGCAGCTCGACGAACTCGTCGGCCATCGCGAGCTGGGCGCTCAGCGCCTCGCGGCGCTCGCGAGCCTGCGCGACGAAGGCGTCGAGCTGCGCGCGGACCTCGGCAGGCGCGTCGTCGCCCTCGGCCTCGAGGGTGTCGATCACGCGGAGCAGCGCGGCCATCTCCTCCAGCGAGAAGCCGAGCGGCTTCATGCGGCGGATGAGGATCAGGCGGTCGTAGTCGGTGGACGTGTAGAGGCGGAAGCCGCCCTCGGTGCGGCCGGACGCCTTCACGAGGCCGATCTCGTCGTAGTGGCGCAGGGTCCGGAGCGAGAGGCCGGTCCGCTCGGCGAGCTCGCCGATGTGCATGGTGCCGATCCTGCTCACCCCTTCAGATCTACCCTTACGTGAGGGTAGGGTTGCACGTGCTGCTGACACGCCTCTGCAAGCTTGGCATCCCCGCCCGCTTCCGCCGACCCGATGCCGCAGCCCTCCGCGCTCCTCGTCGAGCACCCCTCCCACTCCCTGGAGCCGCCGCGATGGCCCTCGCCTCGAAGACCCCTGCCCGCCCGCACGCCGAGCCCACCGTGATGACGGCGCTGCGCACCCCCCGCATCCTGACCCGCGAGGTCCTCGCCGGCCTCGTGGTCGCGCTCGCGCTCATCCCCGAGGCGATCTCGTTCTCGATCATCGCGGGCGTGGATCCGCGGGTCGGCCTCTTCTCGTCGTTCGTGATGGCCGTGTCGATCGCGTTCCTCGGCGGACGCCCCGCGATGATCACCGCCGCCACCGGCGCCGTCGCCCTCGTGATCGCCCCCGTCGCCCGCGACTACGGGATGGACTACTTCATCGCGACGGTGATCCTCGCGGGCGTGTTCCAGATCGTGCTCGGGCTGCTCGGAGTGGCGAAGCTCATGCGCTTCATCCCCCGCAGCGTGATGGTCGGATTCGTGAACGCGCTGGCGATCCTGATCTTCTCGGCGCAGATCCCCAACCTGATCGGCGTGCCCTGGCTGGTCTACCCGCTGGTCGCCGTCGGCATCGTGATCATGGTCGTGATGCCGCGCCTGACGAAGGCCGTTCCGGCGCCTCTCGTCGCCATCGTCCTCATCACCGCGGCGGTCGTCGTCACGGCCGTCGCCGTCCCCACCGTGGGCGATCAGGGCGAGCTGCCCCGCAGCCTCCCCGAGCTGTTCGTCCCGGACGTGCCGCTGACCTGGGAGACCTTCACGACCATCGCGCCGTACGCCGTCGCGATGGCGCTCGTCGGACTCCTCGAGTCGCTGATGACCGCGAAGCTCGTCGACGACATCACCGACACCCCCTCCCGCAAGACCCGCGAGTCGCTCGGGCAGGGCGCCGCGAACGTGCTCTCCGGCCTGTTCGGCGGCATGGGCGGCTGCGCGATGATCGGCCAGACGATGATCAACGTGAAGGCGTCCGGCGCCCGCACCCGCATCTCGACCTTCCTCGCCGGCGTGTTCCTCCTGATCCTCGTCGTCGCGCTCGGCGACCTCGTCGCGATCATCCCGATGGCCGCGCTGGTCGCGGTGATGGTGATGGTGTCGGTGGCGACCTTCGACTGGCACAGCATCCGCCCGTCGACCCTGAAGCGGATGCCCGTGGGCGAGACGGTCGTCATGATCGCCACGGTCGTCGTGGTCGTCCTCACCCACAACCTGGCGATCGGAGTCGTCGTCGGCGTCCTCGCCGCCATGGTCGTCTTCGCCCGCCGGGTCGCCCACTTCGCCACCGTCGAGCGCACCCTCTCGGCCGACGGATCGACGGCCCACTACACGGTCACCGGCGAGCTGTTCTTCGCCTCCAGCAACGACCTCACCACGCAGTTCTCGTACGCGGAGGACCCCGCGCACGTCGTGATCGACCTCTCCGGCTCCCACATCTGGGACACCTCGACCGTCGCCGCGCTGGACGCCGTCACGACCAAGTACGAGCGCCACGGCACCCGCGCCGTGATCGCGGGCATGAACGACGCCTCCACCCGGATGCACGGCCGCCTCGCCGGGAACCTAGGCGCGGGGCACTGAGGGCGGGGGCCGCGGGACCGCGGCGCCCGCCGGGGTCGATGCGTCACGAACGGTCGTCACGGCGGGCGGATGAGGACCGTTCCTGACGCCTCGATCCCGAGGGGGCGGGGG
This window harbors:
- a CDS encoding SulP family inorganic anion transporter, with translation MALASKTPARPHAEPTVMTALRTPRILTREVLAGLVVALALIPEAISFSIIAGVDPRVGLFSSFVMAVSIAFLGGRPAMITAATGAVALVIAPVARDYGMDYFIATVILAGVFQIVLGLLGVAKLMRFIPRSVMVGFVNALAILIFSAQIPNLIGVPWLVYPLVAVGIVIMVVMPRLTKAVPAPLVAIVLITAAVVVTAVAVPTVGDQGELPRSLPELFVPDVPLTWETFTTIAPYAVAMALVGLLESLMTAKLVDDITDTPSRKTRESLGQGAANVLSGLFGGMGGCAMIGQTMINVKASGARTRISTFLAGVFLLILVVALGDLVAIIPMAALVAVMVMVSVATFDWHSIRPSTLKRMPVGETVVMIATVVVVVLTHNLAIGVVVGVLAAMVVFARRVAHFATVERTLSADGSTAHYTVTGELFFASSNDLTTQFSYAEDPAHVVIDLSGSHIWDTSTVAALDAVTTKYERHGTRAVIAGMNDASTRMHGRLAGNLGAGH
- a CDS encoding HAMP domain-containing sensor histidine kinase, encoding MSVRLRLTLSYAGFLLVAGGALIALLFYVLRFVPDEQIDAGGPFVPSRTDLIEALLPRVWQVLLALAVVGLIGGWFLAGRILRPLARISAVAREVAAGSLDRRVGLGGRPDEFGLLADAFDSMLERLERSFAEQRRFAANASHELRTPQAIARSILDAALADPGSGDPGETLRRLDETNRRGTEIVEALLALAALDSSEPLLREPVDIAETASDVVDELRPLAEASGIVVVDELGEGSFDGHPVLVRQLLGNLVLNGVRHNVPEGGRVVVATRTAPDGAVEVAVVNTGPVVPDALLATMTEPFVRGAGRTAGGAAPRGAGLGLALAARIVQVHDGELRLDARDEGGLTVTVRFPPPGVWSASARP
- a CDS encoding D-alanyl-D-alanine carboxypeptidase family protein, coding for MRSTFVSPHRPRRAGSAVIAASLAVVLLAALLGAASWALLSERRGSAPAAAELFSDPLGDEDGYIEEGESVSPFADDLPAIARLDPALRAAVQAAATDAAADDVPFVVTSGWRSERYQQALVDDAVREYGAEEAGRRVASVTSSAHLTGGAVDIGYTDADSWLAQHGTDYGLCQIYANEIWHFELATEPGGDCPEQLPDASAT
- a CDS encoding response regulator transcription factor, translating into MRVLIVEDEPYLAEAVRDGLRLEAIAADIAPDGETALEQLAVTDYDAVLLDRDLPGIPGDEVLRRIVADALPVRVLMVTAADRLDEKVRGFELGADDYITKPFALREVVMRLRAVARRPAEGAPPVLEFAGLRLDPFRREVYRGDRYVALTRKEFAVLEVLMAARGGIVSAETLLERAWDANADPFTNAVRITISSLRKRLGDPWVVRTEPGVGYGMVDPGAPAP
- a CDS encoding MerR family transcriptional regulator, whose amino-acid sequence is MHIGELAERTGLSLRTLRHYDEIGLVKASGRTEGGFRLYTSTDYDRLILIRRMKPLGFSLEEMAALLRVIDTLEAEGDDAPAEVRAQLDAFVAQARERREALSAQLAMADEFVELLTSR
- a CDS encoding AarF/UbiB family protein, coding for MASVSPGPAAPGHREREDRRRYRRILRFAAWHLAVTWFFDLLLPRVGLTRVALRTRPGRMRRFARSFHVLAVDLGGLMIKVGQFMSSRLDVLPPEITRELEGLQDEVPPVPFPRIRALAESELGLPLERAYAGVDESPVAAASLGQAHRARLSPVDAEDTGYSAAIMKVQRPGIDQIVEVDLAALRRVGGWLSHVRLVSDRVDAPALVEEFAVTSLEEIDYLQEAANSVRFAADFAGDARVAVPDVVWERSTRKVLTLEDVTAIKITDHAALLAAGIDPREVAPVFAAVMFDQLFTNGYFHADPHPGNVFVTPTPGGELPWRLTFIDFGMMGEVPPSTRAGLRRMLIAAASRDGKGLVDAARAVGVLLPSADSRELERALTQLFARFGGMGFAELREVDPREFRDFAVQFGDVVRALPFQLPENFLLVIRAMSLTSGVCSALDPAFNLWDSVEPYAQQLIREERGSVVQDVGKQAVDTLGLIWRLPRRLDELVTTLDDGELAVTVPTIERRLNRLEGTVRRVISAVLFAGLLIAGAVVRPDDSGFGTVLMIASALPLLHALLARGPRG